Sequence from the Rhabdothermincola salaria genome:
CGGCGACGCCTTCAACCTCGACATCGGGGCCACGGTGCGCAACGCCATCCGCCGCGGCGGCACCGGCACCCCGGTGCGGTTGACGCCCGACGACTTCGAGGTCGAGCGCACCGAGCAGCTGGTGCGCTCGAGCACGGTGCTCATGTTGGACCTCTCGCTCTCGATGCCGATGCGCGACAACTTCCTGCCGGCCAAGAAGGTGGCCATGGCCCTGCACTCGCTCATCACGTCGCAGTTCCCTCGCGACTACATGGGCATCGTCGGCTTCAGCGAGGTGGCGCGCGAGCTCAAGGCCGAGCAGCTGCCCGAGGTGTCGTGGGACTTCGTCTACGGCACCAACATGCAGCACGCCTTCCAGATCAGCCGGCGTCTGCTGTCGCGCCAGACCGGCACCAAGCAGATCATCATGATCACCGATGGTGAGCCGACCGCCCACATCAGCGGTTCGGGCGAGGTGTACTTCAACTACCCGCCCGTGCGCGAGACGGTCGACGCCACGTTGCGCGAGGTCGTGCGCTGCACCAAGGACGGCATCCGCATCAACACGTTCATGCTCGACCCCACGCCCCACCTCCAGGACTTCATCTCCAAGATCAGTGAGCTGAACAAGGGTCGGGCCTTCTTCACCACCCCCGAGACGCTCGGCGACTACGTGCTGGTGGACTTCATCGAACAGAAGCGCCAGCTCCTGCGCGGACGCCGCGCCGGCTGACGAACTCGGGTTTTTCCGCTTCCCCCTTGCGCCGACGGCCTGATCGGGTCATGATCACACCGTTGTAATTACACCTGTGGTAAGAGGGCGTCGGCGGTAGGCGGACGTGCAGCCACAGGTCAGCACGGGGGGTGTGTGGCCCTTCGTGGGGAGGAACCATGCACGAGCCCACCGCCATCACCGCCACCGAGGAGAAGAGTTGGCAGGACCTCGCCAACTGCCTGGGTGTCGACCCCGACCTGTTCTTCCCCGAGCGTGGCGCCTCCACCCGTGAGGCCAAAGAGGTCTGCCGCGGCTGCGTCGTGCAGGGCGAGTGCCTCGAGTACGCCCTCGCCAACGGCGAGAAGTTCGGCATCTGGGGCGGCATGAGCGAGCGCGAGCGCCGTCGCATCCGCCGTCAGCGGGCCCTGGCCCGCGCCGCCGCCGCCGACGCGGCCTCGGCCACCGCCTGATCGTCGCCTGATCAGCTCCCGGGGCCTCGCCCCCGGCGTTCGGCCCGCTGTCGGAGCCGGGCCGCGATGGTGACGTCGGCCGACAGGTCGAGCTCGCTCCATCGCGATGGTGGGGTGGCGGCCAGCACCGCGTCGGGCACCAGGCCCACCAGCTCGGCCCGGGCGATGCGGGCCCGCTCGGCCACGGCATCGAAGACCTGCGCGGGCCCCACCTGCAGGGGGTCGACCAGGTTCATCGACACCTGCACCTCGTCGCCGACGGCCAGCCCCAGCGCCCGCACGCCGGGACCTCGGATCTCGCGGGCCACCGCTCGGGCCAGATCGAGATCGGAGTCGACCAGCCACAGGTTGTAGGCCACCAGCACGGGCCGGGCCCCGACGGCCACGGCGCCGGCGGTGGGGTGTGCGGTGGGGGGACCCGTGTCGGGGACGAGCGTGGTGAACGCCCCTCGCCGGATCTCGGGCAGGGTGCGCTCGGGCCCGTAGAGGAAGCAGGGCAGCCCCAGCTCGTCGGCGGCCC
This genomic interval carries:
- a CDS encoding WhiB family transcriptional regulator; the encoded protein is MHEPTAITATEEKSWQDLANCLGVDPDLFFPERGASTREAKEVCRGCVVQGECLEYALANGEKFGIWGGMSERERRRIRRQRALARAAAADAASATA